In the genome of Desulfitobacterium chlororespirans DSM 11544, one region contains:
- a CDS encoding TetR/AcrR family transcriptional regulator: protein MAVSREDKYERILDAAIEAFAEVGYHSCQVSKIARIAGVADGTIYLYFKNKEDILIRLFTERMGDFIQLIRSRMESCQDTRSRLRAIVHTHLTHMENNRALATVTQVELRQPNSNLYSAIAVPLREYFRLVEEVIEEGIKQQEIIPSLNIHVARQMIFGTIDRATTDWVFARSERSLSKEADCMLELFSGALGLPKE from the coding sequence ATGGCTGTTTCCCGGGAAGACAAATATGAAAGAATTTTAGATGCAGCAATAGAAGCATTTGCAGAGGTTGGCTATCATTCGTGTCAAGTATCGAAGATTGCCCGAATTGCGGGAGTGGCTGACGGGACGATTTACCTCTACTTTAAGAATAAAGAAGATATCCTCATTCGTCTCTTTACGGAAAGAATGGGAGATTTTATCCAACTCATTCGCAGCAGGATGGAATCCTGTCAGGATACCCGAAGCCGTCTTAGGGCAATTGTCCACACTCATTTGACCCATATGGAGAATAATCGTGCTCTGGCAACCGTTACCCAGGTCGAATTAAGGCAACCCAATTCAAATCTGTACAGTGCGATTGCGGTGCCGCTGCGAGAGTACTTCCGACTGGTTGAGGAGGTGATTGAAGAAGGAATAAAGCAGCAGGAAATTATTCCTTCACTCAATATACATGTCGCCCGCCAAATGATTTTCGGCACCATCGATCGGGCGACTACCGACTGGGTTTTTGCACGGTCTGAGCGCTCCTTAAGCAAGGAAGCAGACTGCATGCTGGAGCTGTTCTCAGGAGCTCTCGGGCTGCCGAAGGAATAA
- a CDS encoding electron transfer flavoprotein subunit alpha/FixB family protein, translated as MPKGILVVLEQYNGELRKVSLELLSEGRRLADMAGLNVTGVLLGQNLKDLAAAAASYGADKVIVVDDPALKDYTTGAYTSVLNRVIRDEEPEVVVMGNTGIGRDLAPRLAQRLGVGCASDCVAVTVDPAYKLRFKRPVYAGKAYAEVATEARPILATIRPNSFSVAAPNPDRQAEVEEVAASIDAADLRAIVKEVIRQASSRPELTDANVIVSGGRAMKNEENFKILEDLADTIGAAVGASRAAVDSGYREYKYQVGQTGKTVSPTLYIACGISGAIQHLAGMGSSKVIVAINKDPEANIFTVADYGIVGDLFEIVPLLTEEFKKQLA; from the coding sequence ATGCCTAAGGGAATTTTAGTTGTACTTGAGCAGTATAACGGGGAGCTTCGCAAGGTCTCCCTGGAGCTTCTGAGCGAAGGCCGGCGTTTAGCGGACATGGCTGGATTGAACGTCACAGGGGTATTATTGGGCCAAAACCTTAAGGATTTGGCTGCGGCGGCAGCTTCCTATGGTGCTGATAAAGTGATCGTTGTCGACGACCCGGCTTTAAAAGATTATACCACCGGTGCCTACACCTCCGTACTCAACCGGGTGATCCGGGATGAGGAGCCCGAAGTGGTGGTGATGGGCAATACCGGGATTGGCCGGGATCTGGCTCCCCGTCTGGCCCAGCGCCTGGGAGTGGGATGCGCGTCAGATTGTGTGGCCGTTACCGTGGACCCTGCCTACAAACTGCGCTTTAAGCGCCCTGTCTATGCCGGTAAGGCCTATGCAGAAGTAGCTACTGAGGCACGCCCCATTCTGGCCACCATCCGCCCCAACAGCTTCAGCGTGGCCGCCCCTAATCCGGACCGTCAAGCCGAAGTGGAGGAAGTTGCGGCAAGTATTGATGCCGCTGATCTCAGAGCCATCGTCAAAGAAGTGATTCGTCAGGCTTCCAGCCGCCCCGAACTTACCGATGCCAATGTGATCGTTTCCGGCGGGCGGGCCATGAAGAATGAGGAAAACTTCAAGATCCTTGAAGACCTTGCCGATACCATAGGAGCCGCCGTAGGGGCTTCCCGGGCAGCCGTTGATTCCGGATACCGGGAATATAAATACCAGGTAGGTCAAACCGGCAAGACCGTTTCCCCAACCTTGTATATTGCCTGCGGAATTTCGGGAGCTATTCAACATTTGGCGGGAATGGGTTCCTCCAAGGTGATTGTAGCGATCAATAAAGACCCGGAAGCAAACATCTTTACCGTGGCGGATTATGGCATTGTCGGGGATCTTTTTGAAATCGTCCCCTTGCTTACTGAGGAGTTCAAAAAGCAACTGGCTTAA
- a CDS encoding electron transfer flavoprotein subunit beta/FixA family protein — translation MNILVCLKQTFDTEAKIVINPQGQIDSTGVNLIMNPYDEFAVEEGIRLKEKFGGEVTVLSMGGPKVSEVLRTALAMGADKAVAIQDPALDGSDEFVTAVVLAKAVQNIPYDIILSGRIAIDDGSSQVTARLAELLGVPSVSTVSELKVEGMTATVSRDIDGGMEVVEVPLPAVITAQKGLNEPRYPSVAGIMKAKKKELKTLSLTDLGLTAAGAGTQGAKMKVVKMSLPPARQAGRLIQGEPPQAVAELVNALMNEAKVI, via the coding sequence ATGAACATATTGGTTTGTCTAAAACAAACATTTGACACCGAAGCGAAGATTGTGATCAACCCACAGGGTCAAATCGACTCGACCGGGGTAAATCTCATTATGAATCCTTATGATGAGTTTGCTGTGGAAGAGGGAATCCGCCTCAAAGAGAAATTCGGCGGCGAAGTAACCGTATTGAGCATGGGTGGCCCCAAAGTCAGCGAAGTGTTGCGCACAGCCCTGGCTATGGGAGCGGATAAAGCGGTTGCCATTCAGGATCCTGCTTTGGACGGCAGTGATGAATTTGTTACTGCGGTCGTTCTCGCTAAAGCTGTTCAAAACATTCCCTATGATATCATTCTTTCCGGACGGATTGCCATTGATGACGGCTCAAGCCAGGTGACCGCCCGTCTGGCAGAGCTGTTAGGTGTGCCGTCGGTTTCAACTGTCTCAGAGTTGAAGGTGGAGGGCATGACCGCCACAGTGTCCCGTGACATCGACGGGGGTATGGAAGTCGTCGAAGTGCCCTTGCCGGCTGTGATCACCGCCCAAAAAGGGTTGAATGAGCCCCGCTATCCTTCCGTGGCCGGAATTATGAAAGCCAAGAAAAAGGAATTGAAAACTTTGAGCTTGACCGATCTTGGCCTGACGGCAGCTGGAGCCGGCACCCAAGGGGCGAAGATGAAGGTGGTCAAGATGAGCCTGCCTCCTGCCCGCCAAGCTGGCCGCCTTATCCAGGGGGAACCTCCTCAGGCTGTTGCCGAATTGGTCAATGCCTTGATGAATGAAGCAAAAGTAATTTAG